In Euphorbia lathyris chromosome 2, ddEupLath1.1, whole genome shotgun sequence, the sequence TGCATTGGTGATCAATTTTGTGGCAGCAGTTTCAGCAGGCGAAGTACCATTGACAGCAGTTCAGCTATTGTGGGTGAATCTGATAATGGACACACTTGGTGCTCTGGCTCTTGCTACAGAGCAACCCACCAACGATCTCATGGATAAAAAACCGGTTGGCCGGACCGAGCCACTGATCACCAACATTATGTGGAGGAACCTGTTATCTCAAGCTTTCTATCAGATAATTGTTCTGTTGACACTTCAATTCAGGGGCGAATCAATCTTCAGCGTGAGTGAAGAGGTAAATGATACCTTGATCTTTAATATATTCGTCCTATGCCAAGTATTCAACGAATTCAACGCAAGGAAGCTGGAGAAGAAGAATGTGTTCAAGGGGATACTCAAGAACAAGTTGTTCATTGGAATTATTGCTGTAACAATTCTACTTCAGGTATTGATGGTGGAGTTTCTGAAGAAATTTGCAGACACAGAGAGGTTAAATTGGGGTCAATGGGGAATCTGCATTGGTTTTGCAGCTCTTACTTGGCCGATCGGTTGGGCTGTGAAGTTCGTTCCCGTTCCTGAGAAACCGCTTTTCAGCTATCTCAAGTGGAACAAGTAGATCATAGAATAGCTTGTTTTTTCTTTCATAATGTAGATAGAACAGATTCCCAGTTGTACTTAGTTCGTGTTGATATTCAATTTGTTATTCATTTGATTGAAATGCATATTATTTCTTAAAATTAAACAATGgaaaaaatgggaaaataaGATTACACCCCACAATCTATGTTCTTTATAAAAAGCACAACACAGTATAATACAAGGCACTTAAGGCGAAATGACACACTGGGCAAACCTAATTGCAGATCGAGGCTAGTTCCATGTTATCTGTACCAGTGCCTCATGATTTTATTGGAGTTCTGGACAGATCATATTTACAAATTCACAACGTGGAGATAAATATGTCGTAAATGTTTCTCCCAAACAAATGCCATTACATTATAATGATACAGAAAGCAACTCCATTTACGCCGGGACAGCTTCAGGGAGTTTGCCATTGTTTGCCGGAGTCAAACTGTCATAGTATTCAACCAACACTTCCCATCCACCAGGGCACATGAAACCATTTGGAGGATTCTCCTTGTTCTTCGCAAGCGACCGCATCTGTAAAACAcaagcaaaaacctttagaggTTGTCTTGTTTTTCGATTTCTTTTTCCAGAAATGTTAAGTTTGCTGCATACCTTGGTGCCGGATATGAAGAGGAAGTCTTGAGCCCTAGATGGATCAAagaatgccatttttccctgAGTCTTGTCATAGGCAGCAACCTGAATTTAAAACTGGTTAATAACTCCATACTTTTTGTGTTCTGTCAAGGAAGCAAAATTAATATATGATGTAGAAAAGGTTAATGTACCTTGAAAGGAAGAATGTTTAGCCGCTCTAATCCTGGAGCCATACTCAGCACCTTCTTCCCATGGTCAGCATCGTATAAATCCCTTTTCTCAACAGGATGGCCCATTCCAGCCGGATCCCTACCAACAATGTAGAAGTTAGCTCCTGCGTTAATTCGAGCTTTCGCATGCCACTGCACCTCAGTCGGACCAGCGTAATGCATGGGAGACGGGAAAATAGAAACGACTGTTGTCTCAGGATCAAGTACACCGTCTTCAAGCACCTGAAAACACATTTACATTGATAAAGTCATTACAGGTCCAAACTATTTAATTACAAGTCTAATTGATAAGCAATGTAGATACACAAGATTAAATTTCAAGTAAACCAACCTTCTCATGTTGCTTCATTCTCCAACTAAGTGGAACATCATCTGCCTTGGTGAAGCCTCCTAATGGGTGAAGTAGAAGGACTGGATTCTTATAACCCATATCAAGAAGCCGCTTGCGAGTATCTGTCATTAGCAAAGCATGGCCATTGTGTACAGGGTTTCTGAGCTGAAAAGCAAAGACAGCATCTGCATTGCGCTTTGTGAATTCCTCACGGAGTTCTGCAGGGGATAATCGAAAGCGATCCAAACCATCATTGTACTTGATTGGTTCTATAACCTCCAAATCTCCTCCAATCAGCCAGTTCCCAGATGGGGTAATAGCTTCTTCAACATATGGAAGACCCGGGGCAGTAGTCCCCCAAGTTCTTGCAATCCGTTCTTCTTTGTGGTGCTTGTAGATCTCAATGCTGACATAACAACAAAAGAATATTAACTTTATTAATTGTATGGGACAAAATCACTAGGCATAAAGTTTAGGACCCAAAGCAAAGTAATAGTAGTTCTTTGAATACATCATTTTCGAGTTTCAAACTGCATAATGTCAAAAACTGCAATACATATCTATGAAGATATTCGCAGCACTCAAGGCGCAAACTTTACATTCTCAAAACGCTAGTACCAAGACAGCACCATGAGTGGATAAGGCTGCAGACCAATTTCTACACATTACTCATAGTTTGAGTTGGAAGGTCATCAATAGAAAACGACAACAGTAAACCGCAGAGATTTAAGAAAACATAGAACGACAAAACTGTATTCAGTATATCTAAAAGTTGTTCAATGGGGACAAAATGTGCTGCAATTTCTAATTTAATCACAGTTCTTAAGTATCCATATATTCAACTTCTAAACTCTGATAGCAATGTCAAAACTTTTACCTTACAACTACAAGGTTTTACATGAAGAACACAGTATGAGAGTATAGTTCTCTAAATCTTTTGTGAAGAACACTTCAAATAACAGAACTTAAACAAAATGAACATAACTTTCAGATTTTAACTGCATCTATGAATTAATTCTATCAGCTAAGCTAAATCTgatcatatataaaaaaaaacaaaatataaacataTTTTCCATTATAAAGGGGTTTGGAAGGTCAACTGATAGCACCATGAAAACTCGTAATTTCCAATAACGACTGAGATCTAATTGtaacaatgaaagatcaaatCTTTTCCAATGAAAACAGAGGGATTTTAAAGTTGGTAAAAAACATTAATTTCTAATTCAATGTATTTCATCCAATGCCACCATAAAAATCTGAAATTGCAAAAACTAGATTCAAATAAAAGGAATAAACGTCAACTTACTCGCTCAAAATGGCAATGGTATTATCCTGAGAGTCAACGAGAGCGACCTTTTTGGAATCGCCGATCCGCTGCTTCTGGAAATCATCAAGAGCAAGCACAATCGGAACAGACATGTTTACAACGGAGCCGTCATCAAGACGGATAGCGTTGAAATGAAGTGTTTGGAGGAACTGTGATTCTCTCATGAATCCACGGAGCGGGCTAGCCCAACCTTCGCTCAAAACATGAACCCATTGGATATCAATCTTGGTCAATGTAATCTTAGGCAATGAAATCGCCTCTTTCTGCTTAACATCTTTCTGCGACTTTTCAACAAACAGTTGGACTAATTTTCCACCATCGGGTTCGATCAACGCCGCTCGAAGGCGGACCATCCTTTTGGAGGAAAGTTTGGGAGAGAAGGACACATTAAGGGGAGGGGCAAAATGGGGATTGAAGGGCTTGGGGAGAGATTGAGTAGGAAAAGCGGTTTTGTTGAAAAGGGTTGAAATGGAAGCCATTGATGAGAACCGGAAAGCAGAACTTTCAGGTTCCTGAGAAGGGGGT encodes:
- the LOC136219659 gene encoding ATP sulfurylase 1, chloroplastic-like, yielding MASISTLFNKTAFPTQSLPKPFNPHFAPPLNVSFSPKLSSKRMVRLRAALIEPDGGKLVQLFVEKSQKDVKQKEAISLPKITLTKIDIQWVHVLSEGWASPLRGFMRESQFLQTLHFNAIRLDDGSVVNMSVPIVLALDDFQKQRIGDSKKVALVDSQDNTIAILSDIEIYKHHKEERIARTWGTTAPGLPYVEEAITPSGNWLIGGDLEVIEPIKYNDGLDRFRLSPAELREEFTKRNADAVFAFQLRNPVHNGHALLMTDTRKRLLDMGYKNPVLLLHPLGGFTKADDVPLSWRMKQHEKVLEDGVLDPETTVVSIFPSPMHYAGPTEVQWHAKARINAGANFYIVGRDPAGMGHPVEKRDLYDADHGKKVLSMAPGLERLNILPFKVAAYDKTQGKMAFFDPSRAQDFLFISGTKMRSLAKNKENPPNGFMCPGGWEVLVEYYDSLTPANNGKLPEAVPA